The following is a genomic window from Sedimenticola thiotaurini.
ACAATGCACCGTTGGACGGCTACACCACGTTTGTGGTTGTAGTTCCCTCTCTCACCCCGGATGACTACAATATGACCGCCTCAAACGTATCGGTAATGGAAGTTGTAGTTCCCTCTCTCACCCCGGATGACTACAATGAGTGGGATGTGTTGGCGGCGCTGTACCGCGTTGTAGTTCCCTCTCTCACCCCGGATGACTACAATCGCCGACGGTCCGATTGCCGAGCTGAATTGTTGTAGTTCCCTCTCTCACCCCGGATGACTACAATACTGATGAAGAGGTGGTGATTGCCGGAGGAGTTGTAGTTCCCTCTCTCACCCCGGATGACTACAATAAGCTCTGTGACTACCTGATGCGCAATAAAGTTGTAGTTCCCTCTCTCACCCCGGATGACTACAATAGGTGTGCGCACTATGCCTGGATGGGCATGGTTGTAGTTCCCTCTCTCACCCCGGATGACTACAATGAACGGCGTGACGCCCTGGTGCAGCGGCTGGTTGTAGTTCCCTCTCTCACCCCGGATGACTACAATATGCGTTGGTGGCGTTCTCTCAGGCTAATCGTTGTAGTTCCCTCTCTCACCCCGGATGACTACAATTTGGTATAGATTACTTAATGCACCTGGACTGTTGTAGTTCCCTCTCTCACCCCGGATGACTACAATCGCTCAATCCACACAGGAGAACCCAATGGAGTTGTAGTTCCCTCTCTCACCCCGGATGACTACAATTGATCTAGGTTAAATACCCCAGGTCCCCAAGTTGTAGTTCCCTCTCTCACCCCGGATGACTACAATTGTTGTTCGTCTGCCCGGTGTCGAGATCGTGTTGTAGTTCCCTCTCTCACCCCGGATGACTACAATAAACAGCGCTTAACTGCTTCTCGCGATCCAGTTGTAGTTCCCTCTCTCACCCCGGATGACTACAATACCCTGCCCTGGAACCCCCGCCAGTACTGGAGAACAGGGGGTTCCAGGGTGATTTTTTTGCGTTTAGAGCAAGACCAATTGGGCTGATGAGACAGTTTTTTCTTGCTTTTTGGGTTCGCCTACCAGCAGTTTCATCTGTACAAACTGCTTTTCACTTACCTGCAAACACCGCACGGAGCCCTCTGGTGGCAGGTTGGCGGAGAGCCTTTTCAAGTGGGTTTCCATATTGTCGAAGCCATTTATTACCCTGCCGTAAACCGACCATTGAATCA
Proteins encoded in this region:
- the cas2 gene encoding CRISPR-associated endonuclease Cas2; translation: MSQETRRFMRLLVFFDLPTITREDKRAYTLFRRFLLKDGYDMIQWSVYGRVINGFDNMETHLKRLSANLPPEGSVRCLQVSEKQFVQMKLLVGEPKKQEKTVSSAQLVLL